One Bacteroidales bacterium DNA segment encodes these proteins:
- a CDS encoding archaemetzincin family Zn-dependent metalloprotease has protein sequence MHTITLIAYGQFDMEFLERIAAEIATELNYPLSLIQGHLDMGDYYDPRRRQYDGNKLIKVVDTMAPPEASKVMGLFTVDLFIPILTYIFGQAFLNGRTGIASLHRLKNEYYGMKPNNFLLFERFKKEIIHELGHTLSLKHCYFPPCVMQSSTYVEDIDQKEPGFCLHCLSSIKKEPEK, from the coding sequence ATGCATACAATCACATTAATCGCATACGGACAATTTGATATGGAATTTTTGGAGCGCATAGCTGCTGAAATTGCTACTGAACTGAATTATCCGCTGAGCCTGATCCAAGGCCATTTGGATATGGGCGATTATTATGACCCACGCCGAAGGCAATACGACGGCAACAAACTGATCAAAGTGGTTGATACCATGGCACCTCCCGAAGCTTCAAAAGTAATGGGATTGTTCACTGTTGATTTGTTTATCCCCATCCTCACCTACATATTTGGCCAGGCGTTCCTGAATGGACGCACAGGCATTGCCTCATTACACAGGCTGAAAAATGAGTATTACGGCATGAAACCAAATAATTTCCTGCTTTTCGAACGTTTCAAAAAAGAAATCATACACGAACTGGGACACACCCTGAGCCTGAAGCATTGCTACTTCCCCCCCTGTGTGATGCAATCAAGTACCTATGTGGAGGATATTGACCAAAAAGAGCCCGGCTTTTGTCTGCACTGCCTTAGCTCCATAAAAAAAGAGCCTGAAAAATAA
- the tsaB gene encoding tRNA (adenosine(37)-N6)-threonylcarbamoyltransferase complex dimerization subunit type 1 TsaB, with protein MPLILCIETATTACSVALIKNGALIEIRHSDKKNAHSTILNILINELLAFSGFQFSDLNAVAVSKGPGSYTGLRIGVSTAKGLCYALDIPVIAPDTLLCMASGFVNEHPGLPENALLCPMIDARRMEVFAAIYDLKLEAISPVDAIFVNDEAFPGLTGNRPVYYFGDGAEKCLDTLNHRSDWNFVPGFINSASHMASLAANYFKSAKFEDVAYFEPFYLKDFVAGKPVVKGLR; from the coding sequence ATGCCGCTCATCCTTTGCATCGAAACCGCTACAACCGCCTGCTCAGTTGCTCTTATAAAAAACGGTGCACTGATTGAAATCAGACATTCTGATAAGAAAAATGCACATTCAACTATTCTTAACATTCTTATAAACGAGCTACTTGCATTTTCAGGATTTCAATTTTCCGATCTCAATGCTGTTGCCGTGAGCAAAGGCCCCGGATCTTATACAGGGCTACGCATCGGTGTTTCAACTGCAAAAGGATTGTGTTATGCGCTGGATATTCCTGTAATAGCCCCTGATACCTTGTTGTGTATGGCCTCTGGTTTTGTAAACGAGCACCCTGGACTTCCTGAAAACGCATTGCTTTGCCCAATGATAGATGCCCGTCGAATGGAAGTATTTGCTGCTATTTATGATCTGAAACTGGAGGCTATTAGCCCCGTGGATGCAATTTTTGTGAATGACGAAGCTTTCCCTGGACTGACTGGTAATCGTCCGGTTTACTATTTTGGCGATGGAGCTGAAAAATGCCTGGATACACTCAACCATAGATCTGATTGGAATTTTGTTCCGGGTTTCATCAATTCAGCCAGCCACATGGCAAGCCTGGCAGCCAATTACTTTAAGTCAGCAAAGTTTGAAGATGTGGCCTATTTCGAACCTTTCTATCTTAAGGATTTTGTTGCCGGAAAGCCGGTTGTGAAAGGGTTGAGGTAA
- a CDS encoding efflux RND transporter periplasmic adaptor subunit, producing the protein MKKRKTMLKVLIGLVVLLVIVLAVAKKQGWIGEQPGISVTTEKAEKRTIIEIVAASGKIQPEVEVKLSPDLSGEVVELEVKEGDYVKKGQFLAKINPEIYLSNYDRIVASLNMQKANLSNAKARLAQTRAQFINAEVSYTRTSSLLEQSAVSQADYDGARASYLVAQAEVEAAEQSVVAAEYSVKSAEASVNEARENLTKTSLFSPIEGTISKLSIEKGERVVGTSQFAGTEIMRIARLSSMEVIVSVAEMDIVRVNLNDTALVEVDAYLNRKFKGVVTSIATSANLTGVSADQVTNFDVRIRILSDSYTDLMREGMLDYTPFRPGMSATVDIQTKSEIDVLTVPIQAVTTRTDTLNTRNRVSENKEETEQAANGSPDELIEYVFLFKDNIAQLTKVKTGIQDNMYIQILEGLDEDSEVITGPYRAVSTTLKDGDAVKKVERSDLYKAK; encoded by the coding sequence ATGAAAAAAAGAAAAACCATGCTCAAGGTCTTGATTGGCCTCGTCGTGCTATTGGTGATCGTGCTTGCTGTTGCGAAAAAGCAAGGCTGGATTGGAGAACAGCCGGGCATAAGCGTTACAACTGAAAAAGCCGAAAAGCGCACCATCATTGAAATTGTTGCTGCCAGTGGGAAGATCCAACCCGAAGTGGAAGTAAAACTTTCGCCTGATCTTTCAGGAGAAGTTGTAGAACTGGAAGTAAAAGAAGGCGATTATGTGAAAAAAGGGCAATTCCTTGCAAAGATCAATCCTGAAATTTATCTTTCAAATTATGACCGGATTGTTGCATCGCTGAACATGCAAAAAGCCAACCTATCAAATGCCAAAGCACGATTGGCTCAAACAAGGGCGCAATTCATCAATGCAGAGGTTTCTTATACCCGCACAAGTTCGTTGCTTGAACAAAGTGCTGTTTCGCAGGCTGATTACGACGGTGCACGGGCAAGTTATCTGGTAGCCCAGGCGGAAGTTGAAGCAGCCGAACAAAGTGTTGTTGCTGCCGAATACAGTGTGAAAAGCGCAGAAGCTTCGGTTAATGAAGCCCGTGAAAACCTCACTAAAACATCTTTGTTTTCACCCATTGAGGGAACCATTTCAAAACTCTCCATTGAAAAAGGCGAACGCGTGGTAGGAACCTCACAGTTTGCCGGGACCGAGATCATGCGCATTGCCCGCCTCTCAAGCATGGAGGTAATTGTGAGTGTTGCCGAAATGGATATTGTAAGGGTGAACCTGAATGATACCGCGCTTGTTGAGGTAGATGCTTATCTGAACCGGAAGTTCAAAGGTGTTGTAACCAGTATTGCAACGTCAGCAAATTTAACAGGTGTGAGCGCCGACCAGGTAACCAATTTCGACGTTCGCATCCGTATCCTTTCCGATAGCTATACCGACCTGATGCGTGAGGGCATGCTTGACTATACCCCTTTTCGCCCGGGTATGTCAGCCACTGTTGACATTCAAACCAAATCAGAAATTGATGTCTTAACAGTTCCGATCCAGGCCGTGACAACACGTACCGATACCTTAAATACACGGAATCGTGTTTCGGAAAATAAGGAAGAAACCGAACAAGCAGCAAACGGTTCACCTGATGAACTCATTGAATACGTTTTCCTTTTCAAAGACAATATAGCGCAGCTTACAAAAGTAAAAACAGGCATTCAGGACAATATGTATATTCAGATACTGGAAGGATTGGATGAGGACAGCGAGGTGATTACCGGGCCTTACCGTGCCGTATCAACAACCCTCAAGGATGGTGATGCCGTAAAAAAGGTTGAACGCAGTGATCTTTATAAAGCTAAGTAA
- a CDS encoding TolC family protein, with amino-acid sequence MKKIALVFLIFALSGFSISAQKTWTLEDCIDHAFKNNIQIKQFMLGVENAEINLAQSKMNLLPNLNAYVSHGYNWGQTIDRFTNQFATARVQSNNFYGSSSFTVFSGFQKMNTVRQNQLDLLASKLDADNFMDDIALNIATAYLQILFAQELLEIATNQLDITQQQVTRMGKLVEAGTLARGDLLMLEAQLAAEELQEIEARNNLDMSYLILAHMLDFPSAEGFEIVKPEIELDETQSMTMTPEQIYDNAVVKRPNIRSAELKVESASKGLAVARGSHSPTLSMDLSWGTGFSGAQTIGRNPFFEEVAIGYDSEMNPVYTSVQRYETFETKPFSNQFSDNNNRTINFALRIPLFNGGFARTNVSRARISIENAQYEHESAKLQLNKTIQQAWADASSSLKKYTASGKKVEATEESFKYAEQRFNVGMLTSLDYNNSKNELQRAQSEMLQAKYDYLFKTKVLDFYMGIPIKL; translated from the coding sequence ATGAAAAAGATCGCACTTGTATTTTTAATTTTTGCATTATCGGGCTTTTCAATTTCAGCCCAAAAAACGTGGACTCTTGAAGACTGTATTGATCATGCTTTTAAAAACAATATCCAAATCAAGCAATTCATGCTTGGGGTGGAAAATGCGGAAATCAATCTGGCGCAAAGTAAAATGAATTTGCTGCCCAATCTGAATGCTTATGTATCGCATGGATATAACTGGGGTCAGACCATTGACCGTTTTACCAATCAATTTGCCACTGCCCGGGTGCAGTCGAACAACTTCTATGGCTCCTCTTCTTTTACTGTATTTAGTGGCTTTCAGAAAATGAACACTGTGCGGCAAAACCAGTTGGATCTATTGGCCAGCAAGCTTGATGCGGATAATTTCATGGACGACATCGCTTTGAATATTGCCACTGCTTATCTTCAAATATTATTTGCCCAGGAATTACTTGAGATTGCCACTAACCAGCTTGACATCACGCAACAGCAGGTGACAAGAATGGGAAAACTTGTTGAAGCCGGCACATTGGCAAGGGGCGATCTGCTTATGCTGGAGGCCCAGCTGGCTGCAGAAGAACTTCAGGAAATTGAGGCGCGCAATAATCTTGATATGTCGTATCTGATTTTGGCCCACATGCTTGATTTTCCTTCAGCTGAAGGGTTTGAAATTGTAAAACCCGAAATAGAATTAGATGAAACCCAAAGCATGACCATGACACCAGAGCAGATTTATGACAATGCTGTGGTAAAACGGCCCAATATCAGAAGTGCAGAGCTCAAAGTGGAAAGCGCATCAAAAGGGCTGGCCGTTGCACGCGGTAGCCATAGTCCTACGCTTAGTATGGATTTATCGTGGGGAACCGGTTTTAGCGGAGCCCAAACAATTGGCAGAAATCCTTTTTTTGAAGAAGTGGCCATTGGTTATGACAGCGAAATGAACCCCGTTTACACCTCAGTTCAGCGTTATGAAACTTTTGAAACCAAACCGTTCAGCAATCAGTTCAGTGATAATAATAACCGGACCATTAACTTTGCCCTCCGTATCCCACTCTTTAATGGTGGATTTGCACGAACTAACGTCAGCCGCGCAAGGATATCCATCGAAAATGCCCAATATGAACATGAAAGCGCCAAGCTGCAATTAAATAAAACCATACAGCAAGCCTGGGCCGATGCTTCATCTTCACTTAAAAAATATACCGCATCGGGTAAAAAGGTTGAAGCAACCGAAGAATCCTTCAAGTACGCCGAACAACGATTCAACGTGGGTATGCTGACTTCGCTGGATTATAACAATTCAAAGAACGAGTTGCAGCGGGCTCAAAGTGAAATGCTGCAAGCCAAATATGACTATTTATTCAAAACCAAGGTGCTTGATTTTTACATGGGCATCCCAATCAAACTTTGA
- a CDS encoding NapC/NirT family cytochrome c: MLKGKENDQKAYKYDDFKTPEYCGTACHNDIYRQWKQSMMAQAFTHHWDEIEYFELAIPHAKLEPKVAEVEAACNGCHTPMAYLTGDIPPQRPDKNTRANEAVSCEVCHLISGFTGDIPYNFNYIIEPGFTKYSGRKGGVQSPNHEIKISELHRSGDFCGICHNEKSPFDVWVKSTHLEWKEGPYYKEGVQCQDCHMPKAEGKIALMGNTYGDARQHLFHGAHDPGKVRGTVELRIHSDIAEAEPGEPVKFTIVLFNQKTGHKFPTGSVEDRLLWMHVEATDTKGNVYHLPVDRKGFEGEDYTIASDVLAYQDMGVPLGKENFPGLQRDGIPLGNRIFRMAYFDPQGRMTIQQWNTASLGVDYRFEPRGSIIETCTFTIPLNAAPGKMTVKASLNYQLLVKPVADFLKVPDEESAIMLVNEHSTRVEVLL; this comes from the coding sequence ATGCTTAAAGGCAAGGAGAATGACCAAAAAGCGTATAAGTACGATGATTTCAAAACGCCGGAATATTGCGGCACGGCTTGCCACAACGATATTTACCGGCAGTGGAAGCAAAGCATGATGGCGCAGGCTTTCACGCATCACTGGGACGAAATCGAATATTTTGAGCTGGCGATTCCGCATGCAAAGCTCGAACCAAAAGTGGCCGAAGTCGAAGCAGCTTGTAATGGTTGTCATACACCTATGGCTTACCTCACCGGCGACATTCCTCCGCAAAGACCTGATAAAAACACACGTGCAAACGAAGCGGTTTCCTGTGAGGTCTGCCACTTGATTTCCGGTTTCACAGGCGATATTCCTTACAATTTCAATTACATTATTGAACCCGGGTTCACAAAATACAGTGGCCGTAAAGGAGGGGTTCAATCTCCCAACCACGAAATAAAAATCAGTGAATTACATCGCAGTGGCGATTTTTGCGGTATCTGCCACAATGAGAAAAGCCCTTTTGATGTATGGGTGAAATCAACCCACCTTGAATGGAAGGAAGGCCCTTATTATAAAGAAGGTGTGCAATGCCAGGATTGCCACATGCCGAAAGCCGAAGGCAAAATTGCACTCATGGGAAACACTTACGGGGATGCACGCCAACATTTATTTCATGGTGCACACGATCCGGGAAAAGTGCGGGGAACCGTTGAACTGCGCATCCATTCTGATATAGCTGAAGCAGAACCTGGCGAACCCGTAAAGTTTACCATCGTACTCTTCAACCAGAAAACAGGACATAAATTCCCGACCGGCTCAGTGGAAGACCGACTATTGTGGATGCATGTTGAGGCTACCGATACCAAAGGCAATGTGTATCATTTGCCTGTTGACCGCAAAGGTTTTGAAGGTGAGGATTACACCATCGCCTCTGATGTTCTTGCTTATCAGGATATGGGTGTTCCGCTTGGGAAAGAAAATTTCCCTGGTTTACAACGCGATGGCATTCCACTGGGCAACCGCATTTTCCGGATGGCTTATTTTGACCCTCAGGGCCGTATGACCATTCAGCAGTGGAATACAGCATCCCTCGGTGTTGATTACCGGTTCGAACCCAGGGGCAGTATCATCGAAACCTGTACCTTTACAATTCCGCTCAATGCAGCGCCCGGAAAAATGACTGTCAAAGCTTCACTTAACTATCAATTACTTGTGAAACCCGTTGCCGATTTCTTAAAAGTTCCTGATGAAGAATCAGCTATTATGCTGGTGAATGAGCATAGTACTCGAGTGGAGGTGTTGTTGTGA
- a CDS encoding T9SS type A sorting domain-containing protein, with product MKHSILFLFIFFVVWPFPAHCNVKGDFDVTHYEIRLDVLDFTTKVIHGQTTVTFVSNIANLNSIELELRQLGIDSVFFESQKISSFSHSADNLAITFPNPVAQDDTVAVTVFYHGIPFSESWGGFHFSGQYAFNLGVGFETYPPNLGKAWFPCADDFYDRALFDFHIRITDNKQASCGGLLQEITSHGDGTHTFHWKMDYNIPTYLASVAIGDYVAVTDTFNGMERDIPIIIYVRPADEWKVAGSFANLQTIMANLEARFGPYPFERIGYSGTALGAMEHAGNVAYPSNYIDNTLTYEWLYTHEISHMWFGNRVTCAGPGEMWLNEGWAVWNELLFREDLYGPETSLITQRSKHRQILQYLHTSQGDGGYHALYNIPPAYVYGNTVYQKGGLVVHTLRNYLGDDLFFPAVQFYLDTFAYHHASSFDLRDVLSQHSGLDLTGFFDSWVFEPGFPHYSIDSFNLTTQGAEVFVRQRGKGRDFLGDANIVEITFMDQNRQIFSDTLKFDGQTGSKVFNIPFEPVIAMMDYNEKICDATTDRAHTIVNTGTIEFADTFSKLLVSSVEDTAFVRITHNWVPPDPLQDSLPGLTLSPYRHWHVDGIIPEGFDSEIHFFYQSTAYIDNDLIINAADSLVILYRPTIADDWQSVPFTRYGPWSVGWIMLDTLRLGEYTLAIWDAMYVGNKEIEHYGNQLNCYPNPSNGKVNISWQAANAGRLQITDLQGKVVDEFKTPLAEGVLNWDAANRKPGIYLATLYSRNNEPIISTKVVIRSGE from the coding sequence ATGAAGCACAGTATTTTATTTTTATTTATCTTCTTCGTGGTCTGGCCCTTTCCAGCCCATTGCAATGTAAAAGGAGATTTTGATGTGACCCATTATGAAATCCGGCTTGATGTGCTGGATTTTACCACAAAGGTTATTCATGGGCAAACCACCGTAACTTTTGTGTCAAATATTGCGAACCTCAATTCAATAGAACTTGAGTTAAGGCAATTGGGCATTGATTCTGTATTTTTTGAGAGCCAAAAAATATCATCTTTTAGCCACAGTGCCGATAACCTGGCGATCACTTTCCCAAACCCCGTCGCGCAAGACGATACAGTTGCGGTAACTGTTTTCTATCATGGGATTCCGTTCAGCGAATCCTGGGGCGGTTTCCATTTCAGCGGACAATACGCGTTTAACCTTGGCGTCGGATTTGAAACCTACCCGCCTAACCTCGGCAAGGCATGGTTTCCGTGTGCTGACGATTTTTACGACCGCGCCTTGTTTGATTTCCATATCCGGATCACCGATAACAAGCAGGCCTCCTGCGGTGGATTGCTGCAGGAAATCACTTCTCATGGAGATGGTACACACACATTTCACTGGAAAATGGATTATAACATCCCCACCTATCTCGCTTCTGTGGCTATTGGGGATTATGTTGCGGTTACAGATACCTTCAATGGCATGGAACGCGATATTCCCATCATCATTTATGTTCGACCCGCTGATGAATGGAAAGTAGCCGGTTCTTTTGCGAACCTGCAAACCATCATGGCGAACCTCGAAGCCAGGTTCGGGCCTTATCCGTTTGAACGCATCGGATATTCAGGGACAGCGCTTGGCGCTATGGAACATGCCGGAAATGTAGCCTATCCGAGCAACTACATTGATAACACATTGACTTATGAATGGTTATACACCCATGAAATTTCTCACATGTGGTTCGGGAATAGGGTAACCTGTGCCGGGCCTGGCGAAATGTGGCTGAATGAAGGCTGGGCAGTCTGGAATGAACTCTTGTTTCGCGAAGACCTGTACGGGCCTGAAACATCTTTGATAACACAGCGAAGCAAACACCGCCAGATCTTGCAATACCTGCACACATCCCAGGGTGATGGCGGCTACCATGCGCTTTACAATATTCCACCGGCTTATGTGTATGGCAATACCGTTTATCAAAAAGGCGGGTTGGTGGTTCACACCCTACGGAATTACCTGGGCGATGATCTTTTTTTTCCGGCGGTTCAATTTTACCTTGATACCTTTGCTTACCATCATGCCTCAAGCTTTGATTTGCGTGATGTGCTTTCGCAGCACAGCGGGCTTGATCTTACCGGTTTTTTTGATTCCTGGGTGTTCGAACCCGGATTCCCACATTATTCAATTGATTCATTTAATCTTACGACCCAGGGTGCAGAAGTTTTTGTGCGGCAGCGTGGGAAAGGCCGCGATTTTCTGGGTGATGCCAATATTGTTGAGATCACTTTTATGGATCAGAACCGGCAAATCTTTTCTGATACATTGAAATTTGACGGACAAACAGGCAGCAAGGTTTTCAATATTCCTTTTGAACCTGTGATTGCCATGATGGATTATAACGAAAAAATCTGCGATGCCACCACCGACCGTGCCCATACTATCGTCAATACAGGAACAATTGAGTTTGCCGATACTTTCAGCAAATTGCTCGTATCTTCCGTTGAGGATACTGCTTTTGTACGGATCACACATAACTGGGTTCCTCCCGATCCACTGCAGGATTCTCTTCCCGGGCTCACCCTTTCGCCTTACCGACACTGGCATGTTGATGGGATTATTCCCGAGGGGTTTGACTCAGAGATTCATTTCTTTTACCAAAGCACAGCCTATATTGACAATGATTTGATCATCAATGCTGCCGATTCGCTTGTGATCCTTTACCGGCCCACCATAGCCGACGACTGGCAATCGGTTCCTTTTACCCGTTACGGGCCATGGAGTGTTGGCTGGATCATGCTGGATACATTGAGGCTGGGAGAATACACCCTTGCCATCTGGGATGCAATGTATGTTGGCAACAAGGAAATAGAACATTATGGAAATCAACTTAATTGCTACCCGAACCCTTCGAATGGGAAGGTAAACATCAGTTGGCAGGCTGCCAATGCCGGCAGATTGCAGATTACCGATCTCCAGGGAAAAGTGGTTGATGAATTCAAGACTCCGTTAGCCGAAGGGGTTTTGAACTGGGATGCCGCCAATCGCAAGCCGGGAATTTATCTGGCAACGTTGTACTCACGAAACAATGAACCTATCATCAGTACTAAAGTGGTGATCAGATCAGGTGAATAA
- a CDS encoding DNA alkylation repair protein, with protein sequence MHTYLHPLTGLYKVIANPADAAFMKKYMLNQFEYFGIRSPQQKEIRKIFFETFGLPDPAEVPEMVKELWIQPEREYQYFAIDLSEKVLKKMGEDAIETIEFMVVNKPWWDTVDWIASHHAGTYFKLFPNKIPEITAAWMDSGNMWLQRTALLFQLKYKKTTDEDLMFEYIRRLSGSKEFFIRKAIGWALREYSKTAPESVIRFVESTELSGLSRREALKVIERNKSK encoded by the coding sequence ATGCACACGTACCTTCATCCGTTAACCGGGCTTTATAAAGTAATCGCTAATCCAGCCGACGCAGCATTTATGAAAAAATATATGCTGAACCAGTTTGAATATTTTGGTATCCGATCCCCACAACAGAAAGAAATCAGGAAAATATTTTTTGAAACCTTTGGCCTTCCCGACCCGGCTGAAGTTCCTGAAATGGTGAAAGAACTCTGGATTCAACCTGAAAGAGAATACCAGTATTTTGCCATTGACCTGAGTGAAAAGGTTCTGAAAAAAATGGGTGAAGATGCCATTGAAACCATTGAGTTCATGGTTGTGAACAAGCCGTGGTGGGATACGGTGGACTGGATTGCCAGCCACCATGCAGGCACATATTTTAAACTTTTTCCCAATAAGATTCCTGAAATAACTGCTGCCTGGATGGATTCGGGAAATATGTGGCTGCAGCGCACGGCCTTGCTATTCCAGTTAAAGTACAAAAAGACCACCGATGAAGATTTGATGTTTGAATATATACGGCGTTTGAGCGGGAGCAAGGAGTTTTTTATCCGCAAGGCCATTGGCTGGGCATTGCGAGAATATTCAAAAACTGCACCTGAAAGTGTGATCAGATTTGTTGAAAGCACTGAACTCTCAGGACTCAGCCGCCGGGAAGCGTTGAAAGTGATTGAAAGAAACAAATCAAAATGA
- a CDS encoding GNAT family N-acetyltransferase translates to MSSINSIPVRTWYLETKTPPQGPPPAFDLEVNIVHAVKPTISFYQFLYKEVGKGLSWYNRLLIFDDELLKIIHDDKVEIYVLWVNGVPAGFCELDFRKANEVEIAYFGIIPEFRGRGLGPRFLQWNLHKAWSHSPLRVWLHTCELDGKAAMPMYLKAGFEQYDERMENQHIMTGDRESL, encoded by the coding sequence ATGAGCAGCATCAACAGCATCCCGGTTCGCACATGGTACCTTGAAACGAAAACACCACCGCAGGGTCCGCCACCAGCATTCGATCTGGAAGTGAATATTGTGCATGCTGTGAAACCAACAATTTCATTCTATCAGTTTCTTTACAAAGAAGTGGGCAAGGGTTTATCATGGTATAACCGCCTGCTGATTTTTGATGATGAATTGCTGAAAATCATCCATGACGATAAGGTTGAAATATATGTGCTTTGGGTAAACGGCGTTCCTGCTGGCTTTTGCGAACTCGATTTCCGCAAAGCCAATGAAGTTGAAATTGCCTATTTCGGCATCATACCTGAATTCCGCGGACGTGGTTTAGGGCCTCGTTTCCTGCAATGGAATCTACACAAAGCCTGGTCGCACAGCCCTTTACGTGTGTGGCTTCACACCTGCGAACTCGACGGCAAAGCCGCCATGCCTATGTACCTCAAGGCAGGATTTGAGCAATATGATGAAAGGATGGAAAACCAACACATTATGACTGGCGACAGAGAATCATTGTAA
- a CDS encoding T9SS type A sorting domain-containing protein, whose protein sequence is MKKSSILLLCSLLAVETSAQVFPSWISNNHFPGASSSTATVVNVDQSGYVFMGGTQGTNFVIKHNPDGEVLWLQTYDCGDTISEAPNTLCVDNQGNAYITFMKHTPGGTYWSIAVQRYNDSDGAISWTSELANAQFNGFEWQVKPTFMTIDDNYLYVAGTKFEPGVTGSEMLVMKLDFEGQILWNETLSGTGIYANAKSICVDQSGYIYIAGDAWNASIDYCVAKFDPNGNLVWDEFLDGDVYHNTDIAENVIVDDAGNVYITGYNQISSNLTDIVTVKYDQNGVFQWKHSYGNPGYRDNNAYYLAITEAGDLLVGGYSAYEDPYPGTGKDYILLKYSPSGSLIWDARYDHHNFLNDHPFDFDLGPSGDVYICGITMKSCYPYNFVTIVKINPQGDVVWDVWVPKLYGIPWEIEVIGDDDFVVAAAAFDSIQVNDATTVRYQAATPPVYEADVLDVYFESQVLPPLIDYENHRVIATVHDTANLAYLVPFITRSEHSCMYPEDEIITSFIEPVWYNITSFDEQTEKWWYLIVDGGYVGISEKNLTEHIKIYPNPTSYRFKVQTEQCKVSVKGVEIIDMYGKVLESLTQHLVLHSTEFDISLLQAGIYFARIYFDNQMIVKKVVKL, encoded by the coding sequence ATGAAAAAATCCAGCATCCTCCTCCTCTGTTCACTACTTGCTGTTGAAACTTCAGCCCAGGTGTTCCCCTCATGGATATCAAACAACCATTTTCCCGGTGCAAGTTCTTCTACTGCTACAGTTGTGAACGTGGATCAATCGGGCTATGTATTTATGGGTGGAACGCAAGGAACCAATTTCGTGATAAAACACAATCCTGACGGTGAAGTGCTGTGGTTGCAAACATACGACTGTGGGGATACAATTTCCGAAGCACCAAACACCCTTTGCGTCGACAACCAGGGAAATGCTTACATCACCTTCATGAAACATACCCCTGGTGGAACCTATTGGTCAATAGCGGTGCAGAGATATAACGACAGCGATGGAGCAATTAGCTGGACATCAGAACTTGCCAATGCTCAGTTCAACGGCTTTGAATGGCAGGTGAAACCTACCTTTATGACCATTGATGATAACTATTTATATGTAGCCGGCACCAAATTTGAACCGGGAGTCACAGGATCGGAAATGCTGGTAATGAAACTGGATTTCGAAGGACAAATTTTATGGAATGAAACGCTATCCGGAACCGGCATTTATGCCAACGCCAAAAGCATTTGCGTTGATCAATCGGGTTATATATACATAGCCGGAGATGCCTGGAATGCATCCATTGATTATTGCGTCGCAAAATTTGATCCCAATGGCAATTTGGTCTGGGACGAATTCCTTGACGGTGACGTGTATCACAACACCGATATTGCTGAAAACGTTATAGTGGATGATGCCGGAAATGTCTACATCACCGGCTACAACCAGATCAGTTCCAACCTGACAGATATCGTGACCGTAAAATACGATCAGAACGGGGTGTTTCAATGGAAACACAGTTATGGGAATCCCGGATACAGGGATAACAACGCGTATTATCTTGCCATAACTGAAGCAGGCGATTTATTGGTTGGCGGATATAGTGCCTATGAAGACCCTTATCCTGGCACCGGAAAGGATTATATTTTGCTGAAATACTCTCCATCAGGCAGCCTGATCTGGGATGCCCGGTACGATCATCATAATTTCTTAAATGACCATCCATTCGATTTTGATTTGGGTCCTTCAGGCGATGTTTATATCTGCGGTATCACTATGAAAAGCTGCTATCCGTACAATTTTGTTACAATCGTTAAAATCAATCCACAGGGTGATGTGGTTTGGGATGTTTGGGTTCCCAAGCTGTATGGAATTCCATGGGAAATTGAAGTAATTGGTGATGATGACTTTGTTGTTGCTGCGGCTGCGTTCGACTCTATTCAGGTAAATGATGCCACTACGGTTCGTTATCAGGCAGCTACTCCGCCCGTTTACGAGGCGGATGTCCTCGATGTCTATTTTGAATCCCAAGTTTTGCCTCCTCTAATTGATTATGAGAATCATAGGGTAATTGCTACGGTTCACGACACTGCTAACCTGGCGTACCTGGTCCCTTTTATCACCAGGTCGGAACACTCCTGTATGTATCCGGAAGATGAGATTATTACCAGTTTTATAGAACCTGTGTGGTACAACATCACCTCGTTTGACGAGCAGACTGAAAAGTGGTGGTATTTGATCGTAGATGGGGGGTATGTTGGTATTAGCGAAAAAAATCTCACGGAGCATATTAAAATCTATCCCAATCCCACCTCCTACAGATTTAAAGTTCAAACAGAACAGTGCAAAGTGTCGGTTAAAGGAGTTGAAATAATTGACATGTATGGGAAAGTACTCGAATCACTCACGCAGCACCTCGTACTCCACAGCACGGAATTCGACATCAGCCTACTTCAGGCGGGGATTTATTTCGCCAGAATTTATTTTGATAATCAAATGATTGTAAAGAAAGTTGTCAAATTGTGA